The proteins below come from a single Corylus avellana chromosome ca3, CavTom2PMs-1.0 genomic window:
- the LOC132174783 gene encoding uncharacterized protein LOC132174783, translating into MNRDPSPSLDVCFGELLREEQRLLTQATFQHDSNPNPVAYAAYGKGKGKDMRKVQCFSCKEYGHIAANCAKKSCNYCKKPGHFIKECPTRPQNRQATAYQAAVHTSSAPVMSSASSSVAGSTVLTPEMVQQMIMSAFSTLGLQGSGVGEDTREGA; encoded by the exons atgaatcgGGATCCTTCGccatctttggatgtttgttttggagaattacTTCGTGAGGAGCAGCGTCTTCTCACGCAGGCTACGTTCCAGCACGATTCCAACCCAAATCCAGTAGCCTATGCAGCCTATGGGAAAGGGAAGGGTAAGGATATGCGCAAGGTCCAGTGTTTCAGCTGTAAGGAGTATGGTCATATTGCCGCCAATTGTGCCAAGAAATCTTGCAATTACTGTAAGAAACCGGGccactttatcaaagaatgtcCCACTCGGCCTCAGAATCGTCAAGCTACTGCCTATCAGGCTGCAGTACACACCTCTTCTGCTCCAGTGATGTCCTCAGCCTCTTCTTCTGTGGCCGGATCAACTGTTCTTACGCCTGAAATGGTCCAGCAGATGATTATGTCAGCCTTCTCTACCTTAGGGCTCCAAG GATCAGGTGTCGGGGAAGATACTCGCGAAGGGGCCTAA